The proteins below come from a single bacterium genomic window:
- the lspA gene encoding signal peptidase II, producing the protein MQVLLLSIVIVVLDQITKYLVMLKFHLGDSIALIPGFFNLTYVRNIGAAWGMLGGWNGVLVALSAVVLLLLIIFRRSFLTDSLIHRLSLGLMLGGITGNLFDRIRLQYVVDFLDFYWKVHHFPAFNVADSAICVGVGLYMISSFLAHDDQVRS; encoded by the coding sequence ATGCAGGTGTTATTGCTCAGTATTGTGATTGTTGTGCTTGACCAGATCACCAAGTATCTGGTCATGCTCAAATTTCATTTGGGCGATAGCATTGCCCTGATTCCCGGATTCTTCAACCTCACCTATGTTCGCAATATTGGTGCGGCTTGGGGGATGCTGGGTGGTTGGAATGGTGTACTGGTCGCTTTATCCGCAGTTGTTCTGCTGCTGCTGATTATCTTCCGCCGGTCTTTTTTGACAGACAGCCTGATTCACCGCCTATCCCTGGGACTGATGCTGGGAGGAATTACCGGAAATTTATTCGACCGGATCCGGTTGCAGTATGTTGTCGATTTCCTCGATTTCTACTGGAAGGTTCATCATTTCCCTGCTTTTAACGTTGCGGACTCCGCTATCTGTGTCGGTGTCGGCCTTTATATGATCTCCTCATTTTTAGCTCACGACGATCAGGTTCGGAGCTGA
- the miaA gene encoding tRNA (adenosine(37)-N6)-dimethylallyltransferase MiaA has translation MNPSVSHAQAYFLVGPTAAGKTAVAQRLAESMGADILSADSMLVYRGMDIGTAKPSPAERSRVRYWGLDLVEPSGSFSVARFIREARHCFESALERGVPVIIAGGTGLYIKALLNGLDELPNPSPDVRARWQLIFERDGIGGLQSALAERNPAWFQGLADPANSRRLMRALELIESGFFEPPRSWGNRARESVVTGIDVPREILVKRIERRVQQMYAAGLLEETRALMARYGSLSGTAAGAIGYAEATSCLQGMLPQGAAMQLTIQRTRQLAKRQMTWFRHQINVSWITMKDTDFESATALVAADWQQHGPQSVIC, from the coding sequence ATGAACCCCTCTGTCAGTCATGCTCAGGCCTATTTTCTGGTCGGCCCCACGGCGGCGGGGAAAACCGCAGTGGCGCAACGCCTGGCCGAGTCCATGGGGGCGGATATTCTTTCGGCCGACTCCATGCTCGTCTATCGGGGGATGGATATCGGTACTGCCAAGCCGTCTCCTGCAGAACGAAGCCGGGTTCGCTATTGGGGGCTGGACCTCGTAGAACCCTCAGGATCTTTCAGTGTGGCGCGATTTATTCGAGAGGCCCGACATTGTTTCGAATCGGCCCTTGAACGAGGCGTGCCTGTGATCATTGCCGGTGGGACGGGGCTCTATATCAAGGCGTTACTCAATGGGTTAGATGAGCTTCCCAATCCGTCTCCTGATGTCAGGGCGCGCTGGCAGTTGATCTTTGAGCGTGACGGCATCGGAGGATTGCAGTCCGCGCTGGCAGAGAGAAACCCAGCCTGGTTTCAGGGATTGGCTGATCCTGCCAATAGCCGGCGTTTGATGCGGGCACTTGAACTCATCGAATCCGGTTTTTTCGAGCCTCCCCGATCCTGGGGCAATCGGGCACGGGAGTCGGTGGTGACGGGGATTGATGTGCCGCGGGAAATATTGGTGAAACGCATTGAACGCCGGGTTCAGCAAATGTATGCGGCTGGATTGTTGGAAGAAACCAGGGCGCTGATGGCCCGGTATGGCTCCCTTTCCGGTACCGCCGCCGGTGCGATCGGCTATGCCGAGGCCACGAGTTGCCTGCAAGGTATGCTACCCCAGGGGGCGGCTATGCAACTTACCATTCAACGAACTCGGCAGTTGGCCAAACGGCAGATGACCTGGTTTCGACACCAGATCAACGTTTCATGGATCACGATGAAGGACACCGATTTTGAGTCAGCCACCGCCCTCGTGGCGGCAGACTGGCAGCAACACGGCCCTCAATCCGTTATTTGCTAA